One stretch of Rhipicephalus sanguineus isolate Rsan-2018 chromosome 10, BIME_Rsan_1.4, whole genome shotgun sequence DNA includes these proteins:
- the LOC119372118 gene encoding mucin-5AC isoform X2 yields the protein MDTMQIGSAVGTAAEPPPAVEAAVETAPVDVEPPSNLERSPVVQAEPSAKVSVQKKSTLRSFFWGTSSVGKESRSKRKKELLQQLADLQRENARLQSECDHVRLIYSELKQERLIEQEKVSRAKALDRRLHSETQFMSSASQTDSCNNLLGEFRAVPRKNYAFIYNVFTVPTPEQLKRSLEKFQKSGPKVGFKNASKSDVENDDVQKDAWEDVVKAQVHADDDEVAEGTPQVIVEEATEELLTDVDEPKADARIESPVDKETGDVVIRTEAVDAKSSDSANVHDPNVQDKSSLRPSCQKIEKSDNSVVAEGETAGLVLPAQTQNVAEDPTVELKEPEVTAEAALEVQPRSSCTSVKTDATEDANVPHSEGFREEESPAPYDKDTAALDGASFLSRSSSGSKASVREGLSDAGSPCEAVPVVIASPLEDKISEKSSEKSSESSLLLRLRQAVSNMAASLETDADTPPPFFKKHDTAKSSREAPACAEVKVELVPGVEQRYGTGTEPVTSRYFLPPSHTGGGVQRDPGRREFEKRRRVSCGALRPPLQKAIVMNATVQCQHMEGAGSPPESGASSRLVGASTPSSATATPRPWSLNRVRLPLAESPHSASTPVRQLPRSPQQIASSAVQWKKAALSTPLGNDSLSSDSGTDSDCAADESSSEFHGSGRNVANTAFENRMSGVSRGTASQASSARSAAMTASTAATTVTRKKSLRKKRNSQRRASSTLPSLPSSSSSEESQRTPTRRRRPGSSRTRTATRSTTFSGASSTTPSRATGATTRPPSTACPLSPVSVTFSNNAATTDSDASRPTTAFGPKDRASTRTTVRPDSRATSTTVGGGSPSPTSRRRDLSRVTTQSSLLSRPQRDLTSSEMSPSESESFTPTMRRQFLANNASDPNSVKCKRSIFETLSSAGYTHIDDHACSRGGNREDLPTGTTRWPRQNATAQEGRPGGNRATTPTLPDHNREKGAKGAFIVQRADLYAPFPPKIMRTLLPSFIDVDPTVRPDKVPRHIPFDPGRHGDEKSNTSLFKDHCHLTPYKTPASPPKYPERPHWEGAQSCLLPDLYSFNDESRVGDQADRKMTRFDLGEVI from the exons ATGGACACAATGCAGATCGGCTCGGCGGTCGGGACTGCCGCCGAGCCGCCGCCGGCAGTCGAGGCGGCGGTCGAGACCGCGCCCGTCGACGTGGAGCCGCCTTCCAATTTAGAGAGGTCGCCGGTCGTGCAAGCCGAGCCGTCGGCCAAGGTCTCGGTCCAAAAGAAGAGCACGCTGCGTTCTTTCTTCTGGGGCACCAGCAGCGTCGGCAAGGAGTCGAGGAGCAAGCGCAAGAAGGAGCTGCTCCAGCAACTGGCCGACCTGCAGCGGGAGAAC GCGAGACTACAGTCAGAGTGCGATCACGTGCGGCTCATCTACTCGGAGCTGAAGCAGGAGCGCCTGATCGAGCAGGAGAAGGTGTCGAGGGCCAAGGCCCTAGACCGCAGGCTGCATAGCGAGACGCAGTTCATGTCCTCGGCTTCTCAGACTGACTCTTGCAACAACCTGCTCGGAGAATTCAGGGCCGTGCCGAGAAAAAACTACGCCTTCATTTACAACGTGTTCACGGTCCCGACTCCGGAGCAGCTCAAGAGGTCGCTTGAAAAGTTTCAGAAGTCCGGTCCCAAGGTCGGCTTCAAGAACGCCTCCAAGAGCGACGTGGAAAATGACGACGTCCAGAAGGACGCCTGGGAAGACGTCGTCAAGGCCCAAGTTcatgctgatgacgatgaagtggCGGAGGGAACACCTCAAGTAATCGTGGAAGAGGCGACCGAAGAGCTGCTCACAGACGTCGATGAACCGAAAGCTGATGCTCGGATCGAGAGCCCGGTTGACAAGGAGACAGGCGACGTTGTCATCCGAACCGAGGCAGTCGATGCCAAGTCGTCGGACTCCGCCAACGTGCACGATCCAAATGTGCAAGACAAATCGTCGCTCAGACCCTCGTGTCAGAAGATTGAGAAGTCCGATAACTCCGTCGTTGCGGAAGGTGAGACAGCTGGCCTTGTATTACCCGCGCAGACTCAGAACGTCGCCGAGGATCCTACAGTGGAACTGAAGGAACCCGAAGTCACCGCCGAAGCTGCGCTAGAAGTGCAACCGAGGTCTTCCTGTACTTCAGTAAAGACAGACGCAACCGAAGACGCAAATGTGCCCCATTCTGAAGGTTTCCGCGAAGAGGAATCGCCCGCGCCATATGACAAGGATACCGCCGCGCTGGACGGGGCATCGTTCCTCAGCCGCAGCTCTAGCGGGAGCAAGGCGAGCGTTCGCGAAGGCCTATCGGATGCCGGATCACCGTGCGAGGCGGTACCTGTCGTGATCGCGTCACCTCTGGAGGACAAAATATCTGAGAAGTCCTCTGAGAAGTCTTCAGAGAGCTCGCTGCTTCTCAGACTCAGGCAAGCCGTTTCGAACATGGCCGCTAGCTTGGAAACGGACGCGGACACCCCGCCGCCTTTCTTCAAAAAGCACGACACGGCGAAGAGTTCACGAGAAGCGCCAGCCTGCGCTGAGGTCAAGGTCGAGCTTGTCCCGGGTGTGGAACAGCGCTACGGCACGGGCACAGAACCGGTGACGAGTCGGTACTTCCTGCCCCCGAGTCACACCGGAGGGGGAGTTCAGAGGGACCCTGGTCGCAGGGAGTTCGAGAAACGGAGGCGAGTTTCATGCGGCGCGCTGAGGCCTCCCCTGCAGAAGGCTATCGTGATGAACGCAACCGTGCAGTGCCAACACATGGAGGGCGCCGGTAGCCCGCCGGAGTCAGGCGCTTCCTCCAGATTGGTCGGCGCCTCGACGCCCTCTAGCGCGACTGCCACGCCGCGACCTTGGAGTCTGAACAGGGTCCGGCTGCCCCTTGCCGAATCGCCCCACTCGGCGTCTACGCCTGTTCGTCAACTCCCCAGGTCGCCTCAGCAGATTGCGTCCTCCGCTGTCCAGTGGAAGAAGGCGGCTCTGAGCACGCCGTTAGGGAACGACTCTCTCAGCAGCGACAGTGGGACAGACAGCGACTGCGCCGCGGACGAGTCTTCGAGCGAGTTCCACGGCAGCGGGAGGAACGTGGCCAATACGGCGTTTGAGAACAGGATGAGCGGCGTCAGTCGAGGGACAGCGAGTCAGGCGTCTTCGGCGCGATCGGCCGCTATGACAGCATCGACGGCGGCCACAACCGTCACTAGGAAGAAGAGCTTACGCAAGAAGAGGAACTCGCAGCGCCGTGCCAGCAGCACGCTTCCGTCTCTGCCCTCGTCTTCAAGCAGTGAGGAAAGCCAGCGCACGCCGACAAGGCGTAGGCGGCCGGGGTCGTCTCGCACCCGCACGGCGACCAGGTCGACGACGTTCTCGGGCGCGTCCTCGACGACTCCTTCGAGAGCGACGGGCGCCACGACGCGACCGCCGTCGACGGCCTGTCCTCTGTCTCCAGTGAGCGTGACGTTTTCCAATAACGCGGCCACCACCGATTCGGACGCGTCACGACCCACCACCGCCTTTGGGCCGAAAGATAGAGCTTCGACCAGGACAACGGTGAGACCCGACAGCAGGGCGACTTCTACGACAGTCGGCGGTGGCTCGCCTTCGCCCACGAGCCGGCGCAGGGACCTCTCGCGCGTCACCACACAGAGCTCGCTTCTGTCGAGGCCACAGAGAGACCTGACATCGTCCGAGATGTCGCCCTCGGAGTCGGAGAGTTTCACACCCACAATGCGAAGGCAGTTCCTGGCTAACAACGCAAGTGATCCCAACTCGGTGAAGTGTAAGAGAAGCATCTTCGAGACCCTCTCCTCGGCAGGTTACACGCACATTGACGACCACGCCTGTTCGCGCGGAGGAAACCGCGAGGACCTCCCGACTGGTACGACCCGCTGGCCGCGACAGAACGCGACTGCACAGGAAGGGCGACCGGGGGGAAACCGGGCGACGACGCCAACGCTGCCCGATCACAACAGGGAGAAAGGCGCGAAGGGTGCCTTCATCGTTCAGCGGGCCGACTTGTACGCACCGTTCCCGCCGAAAATTATGAGGACTCTCCTGCCGTCCTTCATAGACGTCGATCCCACCGTGAGGCCTGACAA GGTTCCACGGCACATACCATTCGATCCTGGCCGGCACGGAGACGAGAAATCGAACACTTCTCTCTTCAAGGATCACTGCCATCTCACTCCTTACAAG ACTCCGGCTTCGCCGCCCAAGTATCCCGAGCGACCCCACTGGGAAGGCGCGCAGAGCTGCCTGTTGCCGGATCTGTACAGCTTCAACGACGAAAGCCGAGTAGGGGACCAGGCTGACCGCAAGATGACCCGCTTCGACCTGGGAGAAGTTATATGA
- the LOC119372118 gene encoding mucin-5AC isoform X1, with product MDTMQIGSAVGTAAEPPPAVEAAVETAPVDVEPPSNLERSPVVQAEPSAKVSVQKKSTLRSFFWGTSSVGKESRSKRKKELLQQLADLQRENARLQSECDHVRLIYSELKQERLIEQEKVSRAKALDRRLHSETQFMSSASQTDSCNNLLGEFRAVPRKNYAFIYNVFTVPTPEQLKRSLEKFQKSGPKVGFKNASKSDVENDDVQKDAWEDVVKAQVHADDDEVAEGTPQVIVEEATEELLTDVDEPKADARIESPVDKETGDVVIRTEAVDAKSSDSANVHDPNVQDKSSLRPSCQKIEKSDNSVVAEGETAGLVLPAQTQNVAEDPTVELKEPEVTAEAALEVQPRSSCTSVKTDATEDANVPHSEGFREEESPAPYDKDTAALDGASFLSRSSSGSKASVREGLSDAGSPCEAVPVVIASPLEDKISEKSSEKSSESSLLLRLRQAVSNMAASLETDADTPPPFFKKHDTAKSSREAPACAEVKVELVPGVEQRYGTGTEPVTSRYFLPPSHTGGGVQRDPGRREFEKRRRVSCGALRPPLQKAIVMNATVQCQHMEGAGSPPESGASSRLVGASTPSSATATPRPWSLNRVRLPLAESPHSASTPVRQLPRSPQQIASSAVQWKKAALSTPLGNDSLSSDSGTDSDCAADESSSEFHGSGRNVANTAFENRMSGVSRGTASQASSARSAAMTASTAATTVTRKKSLRKKRNSQRRASSTLPSLPSSSSSEESQRTPTRRRRPGSSRTRTATRSTTFSGASSTTPSRATGATTRPPSTACPLSPVSVTFSNNAATTDSDASRPTTAFGPKDRASTRTTVRPDSRATSTTVGGGSPSPTSRRRDLSRVTTQSSLLSRPQRDLTSSEMSPSESESFTPTMRRQFLANNASDPNSVKCKRSIFETLSSAGYTHIDDHACSRGGNREDLPTGTTRWPRQNATAQEGRPGGNRATTPTLPDHNREKGAKGAFIVQRADLYAPFPPKIMRTLLPSFIDVDPTVRPDKVPRHIPFDPGRHGDEKSNTSLFKDHCHLTPYKQTPASPPKYPERPHWEGAQSCLLPDLYSFNDESRVGDQADRKMTRFDLGEVI from the exons ATGGACACAATGCAGATCGGCTCGGCGGTCGGGACTGCCGCCGAGCCGCCGCCGGCAGTCGAGGCGGCGGTCGAGACCGCGCCCGTCGACGTGGAGCCGCCTTCCAATTTAGAGAGGTCGCCGGTCGTGCAAGCCGAGCCGTCGGCCAAGGTCTCGGTCCAAAAGAAGAGCACGCTGCGTTCTTTCTTCTGGGGCACCAGCAGCGTCGGCAAGGAGTCGAGGAGCAAGCGCAAGAAGGAGCTGCTCCAGCAACTGGCCGACCTGCAGCGGGAGAAC GCGAGACTACAGTCAGAGTGCGATCACGTGCGGCTCATCTACTCGGAGCTGAAGCAGGAGCGCCTGATCGAGCAGGAGAAGGTGTCGAGGGCCAAGGCCCTAGACCGCAGGCTGCATAGCGAGACGCAGTTCATGTCCTCGGCTTCTCAGACTGACTCTTGCAACAACCTGCTCGGAGAATTCAGGGCCGTGCCGAGAAAAAACTACGCCTTCATTTACAACGTGTTCACGGTCCCGACTCCGGAGCAGCTCAAGAGGTCGCTTGAAAAGTTTCAGAAGTCCGGTCCCAAGGTCGGCTTCAAGAACGCCTCCAAGAGCGACGTGGAAAATGACGACGTCCAGAAGGACGCCTGGGAAGACGTCGTCAAGGCCCAAGTTcatgctgatgacgatgaagtggCGGAGGGAACACCTCAAGTAATCGTGGAAGAGGCGACCGAAGAGCTGCTCACAGACGTCGATGAACCGAAAGCTGATGCTCGGATCGAGAGCCCGGTTGACAAGGAGACAGGCGACGTTGTCATCCGAACCGAGGCAGTCGATGCCAAGTCGTCGGACTCCGCCAACGTGCACGATCCAAATGTGCAAGACAAATCGTCGCTCAGACCCTCGTGTCAGAAGATTGAGAAGTCCGATAACTCCGTCGTTGCGGAAGGTGAGACAGCTGGCCTTGTATTACCCGCGCAGACTCAGAACGTCGCCGAGGATCCTACAGTGGAACTGAAGGAACCCGAAGTCACCGCCGAAGCTGCGCTAGAAGTGCAACCGAGGTCTTCCTGTACTTCAGTAAAGACAGACGCAACCGAAGACGCAAATGTGCCCCATTCTGAAGGTTTCCGCGAAGAGGAATCGCCCGCGCCATATGACAAGGATACCGCCGCGCTGGACGGGGCATCGTTCCTCAGCCGCAGCTCTAGCGGGAGCAAGGCGAGCGTTCGCGAAGGCCTATCGGATGCCGGATCACCGTGCGAGGCGGTACCTGTCGTGATCGCGTCACCTCTGGAGGACAAAATATCTGAGAAGTCCTCTGAGAAGTCTTCAGAGAGCTCGCTGCTTCTCAGACTCAGGCAAGCCGTTTCGAACATGGCCGCTAGCTTGGAAACGGACGCGGACACCCCGCCGCCTTTCTTCAAAAAGCACGACACGGCGAAGAGTTCACGAGAAGCGCCAGCCTGCGCTGAGGTCAAGGTCGAGCTTGTCCCGGGTGTGGAACAGCGCTACGGCACGGGCACAGAACCGGTGACGAGTCGGTACTTCCTGCCCCCGAGTCACACCGGAGGGGGAGTTCAGAGGGACCCTGGTCGCAGGGAGTTCGAGAAACGGAGGCGAGTTTCATGCGGCGCGCTGAGGCCTCCCCTGCAGAAGGCTATCGTGATGAACGCAACCGTGCAGTGCCAACACATGGAGGGCGCCGGTAGCCCGCCGGAGTCAGGCGCTTCCTCCAGATTGGTCGGCGCCTCGACGCCCTCTAGCGCGACTGCCACGCCGCGACCTTGGAGTCTGAACAGGGTCCGGCTGCCCCTTGCCGAATCGCCCCACTCGGCGTCTACGCCTGTTCGTCAACTCCCCAGGTCGCCTCAGCAGATTGCGTCCTCCGCTGTCCAGTGGAAGAAGGCGGCTCTGAGCACGCCGTTAGGGAACGACTCTCTCAGCAGCGACAGTGGGACAGACAGCGACTGCGCCGCGGACGAGTCTTCGAGCGAGTTCCACGGCAGCGGGAGGAACGTGGCCAATACGGCGTTTGAGAACAGGATGAGCGGCGTCAGTCGAGGGACAGCGAGTCAGGCGTCTTCGGCGCGATCGGCCGCTATGACAGCATCGACGGCGGCCACAACCGTCACTAGGAAGAAGAGCTTACGCAAGAAGAGGAACTCGCAGCGCCGTGCCAGCAGCACGCTTCCGTCTCTGCCCTCGTCTTCAAGCAGTGAGGAAAGCCAGCGCACGCCGACAAGGCGTAGGCGGCCGGGGTCGTCTCGCACCCGCACGGCGACCAGGTCGACGACGTTCTCGGGCGCGTCCTCGACGACTCCTTCGAGAGCGACGGGCGCCACGACGCGACCGCCGTCGACGGCCTGTCCTCTGTCTCCAGTGAGCGTGACGTTTTCCAATAACGCGGCCACCACCGATTCGGACGCGTCACGACCCACCACCGCCTTTGGGCCGAAAGATAGAGCTTCGACCAGGACAACGGTGAGACCCGACAGCAGGGCGACTTCTACGACAGTCGGCGGTGGCTCGCCTTCGCCCACGAGCCGGCGCAGGGACCTCTCGCGCGTCACCACACAGAGCTCGCTTCTGTCGAGGCCACAGAGAGACCTGACATCGTCCGAGATGTCGCCCTCGGAGTCGGAGAGTTTCACACCCACAATGCGAAGGCAGTTCCTGGCTAACAACGCAAGTGATCCCAACTCGGTGAAGTGTAAGAGAAGCATCTTCGAGACCCTCTCCTCGGCAGGTTACACGCACATTGACGACCACGCCTGTTCGCGCGGAGGAAACCGCGAGGACCTCCCGACTGGTACGACCCGCTGGCCGCGACAGAACGCGACTGCACAGGAAGGGCGACCGGGGGGAAACCGGGCGACGACGCCAACGCTGCCCGATCACAACAGGGAGAAAGGCGCGAAGGGTGCCTTCATCGTTCAGCGGGCCGACTTGTACGCACCGTTCCCGCCGAAAATTATGAGGACTCTCCTGCCGTCCTTCATAGACGTCGATCCCACCGTGAGGCCTGACAA GGTTCCACGGCACATACCATTCGATCCTGGCCGGCACGGAGACGAGAAATCGAACACTTCTCTCTTCAAGGATCACTGCCATCTCACTCCTTACAAG CAGACTCCGGCTTCGCCGCCCAAGTATCCCGAGCGACCCCACTGGGAAGGCGCGCAGAGCTGCCTGTTGCCGGATCTGTACAGCTTCAACGACGAAAGCCGAGTAGGGGACCAGGCTGACCGCAAGATGACCCGCTTCGACCTGGGAGAAGTTATATGA